A genomic region of Pyrus communis chromosome 14, drPyrComm1.1, whole genome shotgun sequence contains the following coding sequences:
- the LOC137714407 gene encoding uncharacterized protein — translation MADNRTLRELAMPNTDQQPLCITYPNAERGFELKSGMIHYLPKCHGFSTEDANKHLMEFHVVCSGMRPANVDEEQVKLRAFPFTLEAKAKEWLYNLPPGSMNTWNQVKQAFLEQYFPATKAASIRKDICAIRQQHGEPFGDYYERFTHLVASCPNHQVSEHLLIQYFYEGLCGTDHVMLDAASGGAFMDKTPTNAKALLKNIAGNTRQFGGRDELPLKKVNEVMVAPKQKTDKAIENLERQMSQLASLMGQQHQPGRLPSQTVVNPNAEQMNVVTLRSGKEVFEQPRMQKRTTKDTNEQDEASTKTEKSLKDTELNKKDSDKRKLPSKLKDAGNFTIPCVIGGKEFGRALCDLGASINLMPYSVYESLNLGDLKETKVVIQLAYRSNRYPKGLLEDVLVQVNELIFPADFFVLEMEHDPMPTALPLILGRPFLRTTCTKIDVYDGTLTMEIDGESVKFKIFDAMRYPNDFESCLSIDAFDYFVQDCFNEGMGQDNLEKALVHSITHGKLNYSEHIEEELIQTVAALESCSPIRGKFSSYFISLPTSNEKNLPSVIQAPKLELKPIPEHLKYAFLGEDETLPVIISSQLTAEEGEKLIRVLKDHKTAIAWSIVDIKGINPATCMHRILLEEGAKPTRELNVVLTHS, via the exons ATGGCTGATAACCGTACTTTGAGGGAGTTGGCAATGCCTAATACGGATCAACAACCATTGTGCATCACATATCCAAATGCAGAAAGAGGATTTGAGCTTAAGTCCGGCATGATTCACTACTTGCCTAAGTGCCATGGCTTCTCAACAGAGGatgccaacaagcatctcatggAGTTTCATGTGGTATGCTCGGGAATGAGACCAGCTAATGTGGATGAGGAGCAAGTCAAGTTGAGGGCATTCCCATTTACATTAGAAGCTAAGGCAAAGGAGTGGCTTTATAATTTACCTCCAGGATCGATGAACACATGGAACCAGGTGAAGCAAGCATTCTTGGAGCAATATTTTCCGGCCACAAAAGCTGCAAGCATAAGGAAAGACATATGTGCAATCCGACAACAACATGGAGAGCCCTTTGGAGATTACTATGAGCGATTCACACATTTGGTTGCATCTTGTCCTAATCATCAAGTTTCAGAGCATCTtttaatacaatatttttatgAAGGATTGTGTGGTACTGATCATGTAATGCTTGATGCAGCAAGTGGAGGAGCATTCAtggacaaaacaccaacaaATGCTAAGGCATTATTAAAGAACATTGCTGGCAACACACGACAATTTGGAGGGAGAGATGAGCTACCTCTTAAGAAAGTTAACGAG GTTATGGTGGCTCCAAAACAG AAAACAGACAAAGCAATTGAAAACCTTGAGCGCCAAATGAGTCAGTTAGCGAGTTTGATGGGGCAACAACACCAAccaggaaggttgcctagccaAACCGTGGTGAATCCAAATGCAGAACAGATGAATGTTGTGACTttaaggagtggaaaagaagtttttGAGCAGCCAAGGATGCAAAAGAGGACTACAAAAGATACAAATGAGCAAGATGAGGCTtcaacaaaaactgaaaaatctctGAAAGATACagaattaaacaaaaaagattCTGATAAG AGAAAGCTACCATCGAAGTTGAAGGATGCCGGTAACTTTACCATTCCATGTGTAATTGGAGGGAAAGAGTTTGGGAGAGCATTGTGTGATCTGGGGGCATCCATCAATTTGATGCCATATTCAGTGTATGAATCACTAAACCTTGGAGACTTGAAGGAAACAAAGGTCGTAATCCAGTTGGCATATCGTTCAAATAGATATCCCAAAGGCCTATTGGAGGATGTACTTGTGCAAGTGAATGAACTTATTTTTCCCGCtgatttttttgttcttgagaTGGAACATGACCCTATGCCTACTGCACTTCCTCTTATATTGGGAAGACCATTCCTTAGAACAACGTGTACGAAGATTGATGTCTACGATGGTACTTTAACCATGGAAATTGATGGAGAAAGCGTCAAGTTCAAAATCTTTGATGCTATGAGGTACCCTAATGATTTTGAATCTTGTTTGTCTATTGATGCGTTTGACTATTTTGTGCAGGATTGTTTTAATGAAGGTATGGGACAAGACAATTTAGAGAAGGCATTAGTGCATAGCATTACACATGGAAAACTTAATTATTCTGAGCACATTGAAGAAGAATTAATCCAGAcagtggcagcccttgagtcttGTTCACCAATTCGTGGCaagttttcttcctattttatttctcttcctaCTTCTAACGAAAAAAATCTTCCTTctgtgattcaggcacccaaattGGAGCTTAAACCGATTCCTGAAcatttgaagtatgcatttttGGGAGAGGATGAAACATTACCGGTCATTatatcatcacaactcacagCAGAAGAAGGGGAGAAACTGATCCGAGTACTGAAGGATCACAAAACTGCCATAGCTTGGAGCATTGtagatatcaaaggtataaatCCAGCTACATGTATGCATAGGATTCTGCTGGAGGAAGGTGCAAAACCTACAAGGGAACTCAACGTCGTTTTAACCCACTCATga